In Bradyrhizobium sp. 195, the sequence AGCCTTGTTGTACAAGTCCCTGCGGTCGAGGAAATCTTGCATGAACCCAGCTGCCAACGCCAACCTGTTTTCCCGCCTGTTCGACGGCCTGGACGATCCCAAGCGCCTCGCGATCGAGACGCATGACGGCGCCCATATCAGCTATGGCGATTTGATCGCGCGAGCGGGGCAAATGGCGAATGTGCTGGTCGCGCGCGGCGTGAAGCCGGGCGACCGCGTCGCGGTGCAGGTCGAAAAGTCCGTCGCCAACATCGTGCTGTATCTCGGCACGGTGCGGGCCGGCGCAGTCTATTTGCCACTCAACACAGCCTACACGCTGAACGAGCTCGATTACTTCATCGGCGATGCCGAGCCGTCGCTTGTGGTCTGCGATCCCTCGAAGGCGGAAGGGCTCGCCCCGATCGCTGCCAAGGTGAAGGCCAAGGTCGAGACGCTTGGGCCTGACGGCAAAGGCTCGCTGACGGACGCCGCCGACAAGGCGAGCAGCCAGTTCGCGACCGTGGCGCGGGCAAATGACGATCTCGCCGCGATCCTCTACACGTCCGGCACCACAGGCCGCTCCAAGGGCGCGATGCTCAGCCACGACAATCTCGCGTCGAACTCGCTCTCGCTCGTCGGCTATTGGCGCTTCACCGACAAGGACGTGCTGATCCACGCGCTGCCGATCTATCACACCCACGGCCTGTTCGTTGCGACCAACGTGACGTTGTTCGCGCGGGCGTCGATGATCTTCCTGCCGAAGCTCGATCCGGATCTGATCATCAGGCTGATGGCGCGCGCCACCGTGCTGATGGGCGTGCCGACCTTCTACACGCGACTTCTGCAAAATCCCGCGCTGTCGCGCGACACCACGAAGCACATGCGGCTGTTCATTTCGGGCTCGGCACCGCTGCTGGCGGAGACCCACCGCGAATGGTCGGCGCGCACCGGCCATGCCGTGCTCGAGCGCTACGGCATGACCGAGACCAACATGAACACCTCGAACCCCTACGACGGCGAGCGCGTGCCCGGCGCCGTCGGCTTTCCCCTGCCCGGCGTCGCTGTGCGCGTGACCGAGCCCGAGACCGGGAAAGAGCTGCCTCGCGAAGACATCGGCGTGATCGAGGTGAAGGGCCCGAACGTCTTCAAGGGCTATTGGCGCATGCCGGAGAAGACCAAGGCCGAATTCCGCGACGACGGCTTCTTCATCACCGGCGATCTCGGCAAGATCGACGCCAAGGGCTACGTCCACATTCTCGGCCGCGGCAAGGATCTCGTCATTTCCGGCGGCTTCAACGTCTATCCCAAGGAGATCGAGAGCGAGATCGACGCCATGCCTGGCGTGATCGAATCCGCCGTGATCGGCGTGCCCCATGCCGATTTCGGCGAGGGCGTCACCGCCGTCCTGGTGCGCCAGCCCGGCGCAAGCATTGACGAAGCGGCCGTGCTGAGAGGCCTCGACGGACGCCTCGCCAAATTCAAGATGCCCAAGCGCGTCTTCGTCGTCGACGAGCTGCCGCGCAACACCATGGGCAAGGTGCAGAAGAACGTGCTGCGGGATATGTACAAGGATATCTACGCGAAGAAATGAGGGGGACTCGTCGTGCGAATTCTTGCGACGAGGAGCATCCAAACAGCGCGCTGTCATGCCCCGGCTTGACCGGGGCATCCAGTACGCCGCAGCCTCTCGGCTTAATCACTGCTGTCTCTGGAATACTGGATTGCCCGCCTTCGCGGGCAATGACACCGCGTATGTGGTGTGCGTGTTTGCCTCAAACCCTCACAACCCACCAACCAAGCTCATCACGAACCGGCTGCCGACGATAAACAGATAACATCCGAACGCCACTTCCAGCGTCCTCTTCGACATCGCATGCGCGGCTCTCACGCCGAGCGGCGCCGTCACAAGACTCATGGGCATCACCAGCACGGCGCCGATCAGCGAGACGTAGCCGAGTGCGAACGGGATTTGCAGCGCTGCGACCGCTGGATAGGTCGCCGCCGCCGGCCAGCCGGCATAGATGTAGCCGAGCGCGCCGGGGATCGAGATCAGCACCGCCAGCGCCGACGAGGTCGCGACCGCCTGGTGGATCGGGCGGCCGTAGAAGGTCATCAGGAGATTGGAGAACAGGCCGCCGCCGATGCCCATCAAGGTCGAGAGGATGCCGACGCAGAAGCCGTAGGCGCGCATCAACAATCCCTTGGGCATGTCACCACCGAGCTTCCAGGCCTCGCGCGCGAAGATCAGCCGCGCCGCAGCGGCGTAGGCGACACAGACGAAGACGATCTTGAACAGCCGCTCCGGCGCGTAGCGTGCCACCACGCTGCCGGCGATGACGCCGAGGACGATCGGCAGCCACCAGAGGCGGAGGATCGTCATGTCGACGGCGCCGCGCCGGTAATGCGCCTGGAACGAGCGAAGCGAGGTCGGGATGATGATGGCAAGCGAGGTGCCGATGCAGAGCGGCATCCGCACCTCCAGGGGCACGCCAACGATGCGGAAACATTCGTAGAGCACGGGCACCAGAATCGCGCCGCCGCCGATGCCGAACACGCCGGCCAGAAATCCCGAAAGCGCGCCCGTTGCGATCAGCAACAGCGCGAGCTCGATGATCTCCTTGATATCAAGACCTGCAATCACCCGGCCTGCCCCGGCAGCACCTCCGAAAGGTCCGCTCGGATTCGGCTGCTGGTCCAGCTGTAGGAGATCTGACTTGGCGGGTCGACACGCCGCGTCGGCCGTCTTGGGTGGGATGCAGGCTGCGCATATCCGCCGTCGCACGGAAAATCGGTGCGCATGGCGGAATTGGCGACGGCAGTGGAGTTGGTGGAGGCCGCTTCCGTCGTCATGAACTCGCAGGCTCGAACGACGTGCCAGCCCGTTCGCTTAGAGGCGTTCCAATAGTAATTTCAATGTGCCTCAGCGGCCCACAAGAAATGAATTATCAATCAGTAATTGCTTGGCGGACTCGGGCTCTGGTATACCAAGCCCCCGATTGGCCTTGTTACATCAAGGCTCTAGAGCTGAACCGCCGTTCGATTTATGGCGAATTGGTGATTGCGCCGGCGAAATCGACTCCGTAAATAGAGCCGACCTTTCCGATCCCCGCGCGCCCCCCTGCTGGGCCGCCATACAACATCAAAGCCCATGACCGCACGGATCGAACGACCGCTCTCGCCACACATGCAAGTGTACCGTTGGACGCTGACGATGGCCCTGTCCATCGTCCATCGCGCCACCGGCATTGCCCTCTATGTCGGAACCCTGCTGCTGGTCTGGTGGCTGGTTGCCGCGGC encodes:
- a CDS encoding malonate--CoA ligase, which gives rise to MNPAANANLFSRLFDGLDDPKRLAIETHDGAHISYGDLIARAGQMANVLVARGVKPGDRVAVQVEKSVANIVLYLGTVRAGAVYLPLNTAYTLNELDYFIGDAEPSLVVCDPSKAEGLAPIAAKVKAKVETLGPDGKGSLTDAADKASSQFATVARANDDLAAILYTSGTTGRSKGAMLSHDNLASNSLSLVGYWRFTDKDVLIHALPIYHTHGLFVATNVTLFARASMIFLPKLDPDLIIRLMARATVLMGVPTFYTRLLQNPALSRDTTKHMRLFISGSAPLLAETHREWSARTGHAVLERYGMTETNMNTSNPYDGERVPGAVGFPLPGVAVRVTEPETGKELPREDIGVIEVKGPNVFKGYWRMPEKTKAEFRDDGFFITGDLGKIDAKGYVHILGRGKDLVISGGFNVYPKEIESEIDAMPGVIESAVIGVPHADFGEGVTAVLVRQPGASIDEAAVLRGLDGRLAKFKMPKRVFVVDELPRNTMGKVQKNVLRDMYKDIYAKK
- a CDS encoding sulfite exporter TauE/SafE family protein, with amino-acid sequence MIAGLDIKEIIELALLLIATGALSGFLAGVFGIGGGAILVPVLYECFRIVGVPLEVRMPLCIGTSLAIIIPTSLRSFQAHYRRGAVDMTILRLWWLPIVLGVIAGSVVARYAPERLFKIVFVCVAYAAAARLIFAREAWKLGGDMPKGLLMRAYGFCVGILSTLMGIGGGLFSNLLMTFYGRPIHQAVATSSALAVLISIPGALGYIYAGWPAAATYPAVAALQIPFALGYVSLIGAVLVMPMSLVTAPLGVRAAHAMSKRTLEVAFGCYLFIVGSRFVMSLVGGL